The following are encoded together in the Ovis aries strain OAR_USU_Benz2616 breed Rambouillet chromosome X, ARS-UI_Ramb_v3.0, whole genome shotgun sequence genome:
- the LOC101107932 gene encoding LOW QUALITY PROTEIN: uncharacterized protein CXorf49 homolog (The sequence of the model RefSeq protein was modified relative to this genomic sequence to represent the inferred CDS: deleted 1 base in 1 codon): MSSPDDEVFVWGGGSGSECGEQTSGLEAGSPAPRGPGPDPGPEPGAQRSGEGEGGDGFPDSEGFELERAVLEAGGPVLLGREGRPGSPADDTGYAVQLSDESVAAILQQLADLDLLGIRRHMSPERYAVGEVSALRDLEARPSTRGAAAQRCGEAAQAEAGPLCVGGPRAGRAWGNPKRGTKSRLNMAVDRQWPPSGSLAGLLSDSESSDECSEIQPMRVSIYPKDGGQAKLNSPKDPGDTPRHSNVQGRENLLDVPGTCLSSAPRGLISVVERQGRQGDADQEDISPPKKMQSVLRGKGGSLPSYPGVAAAAAAPAAATTARLPRPSPRRKRVQEKKSFGASPNLPGRTFPSWGRGISATPLDPATFPPIFGIPLLGRSKKYALVPWGAKESKHTGAGKKPVARRARDSVAAVAVSGEDNDPNRDPVTKGQLTTDRPWLSCSRVHHGEPSSANLSIRGGQDSRNSEPVAVNKGEVMPRGPGPSGDQRPADRLPRPKRQQQPPGRQGCPRCVVLQREIDDLKEQLASMQYLAEKFQIL, from the exons ATGAGCTCCCCAGACGATGAGGTGTTTGTTTGGGGAGGGGGTTCTGGCTCAGAGTGTGGGGAGCAGACCAGCGGCCTTGAGGCTGGCTCCCCAGCCCCACGGGGTCCCGGCCCCGACCCCGGCCCCGAGCCAGGGGCACAGCGAAGCGGCGAGGGTGAGGGCGGGGATGGCTTCCCAGACTCTGAGGGCTTCGAGTTGGAGCGGGCGGTGCTGGAAGCGGGAGGGCCGGTGCTGTTGGGCCGCGAAGGCCGGCCTGGTTCTCCGGCCGACGACACGGGGTACGCCGTGCAGCTGTCTGACGAGTCAGTGGCGGCCATCCTGCAGCAGCTGGCCGACCTGGACTTGCTGGGCATCCGCAGACACATGTCCCCGGAGAGATACGCGGTCGGCGAAGTGTCTGCCTTGCGGGACCTCGAGGCGCGTCCCAGCACTCGAGGCGCGGCCGCCCAGAGGTGTGGGGAAGCGGCACAGGCTGAGGCCGGCCCTCTGTGCGTCGGCGGGCCCAGGGCAGGCCGGGCCTGGGGGAACCCTAAGAGAGGCACTAAGAGTAGGTTGAACATGGCTGTGGATCGCCAGTGGCCCCCCTCAGGAAGCCTAGCCGGGCTGCTCTCCGACTCCGAGTCCTCTGATGAGTGCAGTGAGATACAGCCTATGAGAGTGAGCATTTATCCCAAAGACGGAGGCCAGGCCAAGCTGAACAGCCCCAAGGATCCCGGGGACACACCCAGACACTCGAATGTCCAAGGCAGGGAGAATCTCCTTGACGTGCCAGGCACTTGCCTGTCCTCAGCTCCGCGAGGATTGATTTCGGTTGTGGAAAGGCAGGGCAGGCAGGGCGATGCAGACCAGGAGGACATCTCCCCCCCTAAGAAAATGCAGAGTGTGCTCCGGGGGAAGGGGGGCAGCCTGCCCAGCTACCCgggagtagcagcagcagcagcagctcccgcAGCTGCCACTACAGCCAGGCTGCCGCGGCCCAGTCCTAGGAGGAAGAGGGTCCAGGAGAAGAAATCCTTTGGGGCGTCTCCAAACCTGCCC GGGAGAACCTTCCCTTCCTGGGGGCGGGGAATCTCGGCCACTCCCCTGGATCCGGCCACCTTCCCCCCAATCTTCGGCATCCCGCTGCTTGGGAGGTCCAAGAAGTATGCCTTGGTCCCTTGGGGAGCCAAAGAGTCCAAGCACACCGGCGCTGGGAAGAAGCCCGTGGCTAGGCGGGCCCGGGACTCGGTGGCAGCAGTGGCGGTGTCGGGAGAAGACAACGACCCAAATAGAGACCCAGTCACAAAGGGCCAA CTAACCACTGACAGGCCGTGGCTATCTTGTTCACGGGTGCATCATGGAGAACCCAGCAGCGCCAACCTCAGCATCAGAGGTGGGCAGGATTCAAGAAACTCAGAGCCCGTGGCCGTGAACAAGGGAGAAGTCATGCCCAGAGGGCCTGGCCCCTCAG GTGACCAGAGACCAGCTGACCGTCTCCCAAGACCGAAaaggcagcagcagccacctggAAGGCAGGGCTGTCCTCGG TGTGTAGTGCTACAGAGAGAAATAGACGACCTTAAGGAGCAACTAG CCTCCATGCAGTACCTGGCTGAGAAGTTCCAGATCCTCTGA